A region of the Desulfurispira natronophila genome:
GTGCCGAAGAGCTGCTGGGGATAGAGAACCTCTATGATGTTTCGCAGATGGCCCTGCTCCACCATGTGAACCAGGCTCTCAAGGCCCACAACAACTATCAGCGCGATGTGGACTACATGGTCGACAGCGATGGCAAGGTGGTTATCGTAGACGAATTCACCGGTCGCGTACTGGAGGGTCGGCGCTACGGCGATGGTCTTCACCAGGCCATTGAGGCCAAGGAGCAGGTGCCAATTGAGCGGGAAAACCAGACCCTGGCGACCATCACTTATCAGAACTACTTTCGCCTCTACCGCAAGCTAGGAGGCATGACTGGAACCGCTGATACCGAAGCTGCTGAATTCAAGAAGATTTACGATCTTGACGTGGTGGTTATTCCCACCAATGTTCCCATGCAGCGCATCGACAACTCCGACCGGGTCTATCGTACCAAGGAGGAGAAATTCAGCGCTGTTATTGAAAATATTCGAGAGTGCTACGAGAGTGGGCAGCCTTGCCTGGTTGGTACCATATCAGTGGACGCCAGTGAATTTCTGTCCAATCGCCTCAACAAGCACAAGATAAAACACAGCGTTTTGAACGCCAAAAATCACGCCCACGAGGCCACCATTATTGCCAATGCCGGTGAGAAGAGTGCCGTGACCATTGCCACGAACATGGCGGGTCGTGGAACAGATATCAAACTTGGGGAAGGTGTGGCAGAGCTTGGCGGCCTGCACATTATTGGCACCGAACGCCACGAGTCTCGCCGCATTGATAACCAGCTGCGAGGCCGCTCCGGCCGCCAGGGCGACCCAGGGAGCTCTCAGTTCTTTCTCTCGCTGGAAGATGACCTTATGCGCATCTTTGGCGGAGACCGTATCAAGTCCCTGATGGATCGCTTTGGCATGGAAGAAGGTGAGCCCATTGAGCACAATCTGGTGAGCCGGGCTATTGAGAACGCGCAAAAGAAAGTGGAAAACCACCATTTTGAGATTCGTAAACACCTGTTGGACTATGATGACGTTATGAATCAGCAGCGTCAGATCATATACACTTACCGCCGCGATATCCTGGATGGACAGGGTGTGGATAGCATGATTGAGGAGCGTATCGATCAGACCATGGCGGAAATATTCACCCAGTATATTCCCGATGGTGGCTTTTTTGCCGATATCAATCAGCAGGGAATTACGGACTCATTCCGTTACTACTTCGCCTTTGAGCCGGACTTCAGCGTCTTCAAGGATGAAAGCAAGTCCATGGAAGTGCGGGAAGCCTTGCGGGAGCAGGCTCTGGATATACTTCGTCGCAAGGAGGAGCTGATTGGCAAGGAGCGCTTCTTTGCCCTCAAGCGCTACCTCCTTATCAACATCATCGATATGGCCTGGAAGGACAATCTTCTCAGCATGGATCGCCTCAAGGAAGGTATTGGACTGCGCAGCTATGGCCAAAAGAACCCTCTGATGGAGTACAAGCGCGAAGCCTTTGAGCTCTTTGATAACATGATGAGTCGCATCAAGGACGAAACCGTCAGCATAATTTTTAAAGTAGAAATTGCCGAAGAGCAGGAGCCGCCCAAGCTGGAAAATACCCGCAATGGGGCAGCGTCACCCCGCAATCGGGCAGAGCGTCGCCGGCGCGAAAAGAAAGTCAAGAAATCCACCCCCTCGGCCAATGCTCCCTGCCCATGTGGCAGTGGCGTCAAGTATAAATTGTGTTGCGGAGCTAACTAGGCAGGCAATTCCAGTAAAGAGCATGGGTGGGGCAATACGGTAAGGCCTTATTCTGGCAGAGTGTATGTGCCTCCCTGTGCTGATAAGTAAAGTGAGAGTCTTATGGAATCCAACTCAACGCGCCAGGCGCACTTTGAAAGTCGCGAGGAGCTACGGGAGCTTTTGAGCGCTCACCTGGGCAAGCCAGAGAAGGCCCCTCTGTTTGTTGATGCCCTGGAAAAAATGTTTATCAACAATCACCTTACCTTCAAGCCCACCTGGAGCTGGTGGGCCTTTCTCTTTAGCTGGGCCTATCTGCTCTACCGACGCCTCTACCTCTATGCCGGCCTTTTTTTCCTGGCCAATCTCATCACCGGCCTGGTGGGACTTAATATCGCCGTAATGATTGCGGCGGGGATCAGTGCCAAATACCTTTATTTAAAAAAATTTCTGGAGGATCTACAAAAGGCCGGCCACGGCCGACTCTCTGGTTATGCCGTACGGAAGAACCTGGAGCAGCTGGGGGGCTACCACCCCTGGGTAATCTGGGTTATGGCGGCGTTGGCAGTTGTAAGCTTGCTGGGTATCGCTATACTGTGACGGACAGTAGGAGAGGAGTCATGCGGTGAAGCGTAGATACGCCTTTTTTCTCGACCGCGACGGCACGATCAACCAGGAGGTGGAGTACCTGCACCGCTGGGAGGATTTTCGATACGAAAACGGCGCTATCGAGGCACTTCGTATATTGCAAAGCCAGGGTGGACAATTAGTGGTTGTAACCAACCAGTCTGGCGTGGCACGAGGCTATTACGACGCTGAGGCGGTACAGAACCTGCACCGCCATATGCAGGCAGACATGCGGCAGCAAGGAGTCTTCATTGCTGGTATATACGACTGCCCTCATCACCCTGATTTCAGCGGTCCTTGCTCCTGTCGCAAGCCTAAACCCGGTATGCTGCAGCAGGCAGCCAGTGACCTGGATATCGATCTGGCGCACTCCTGGATTATCGGCGATAAAATAGATGATATAGAGGCTGGATACCGAGCGGGATGCCACGGCGGCATACTGGTCAGTACCGGCCACGGCAAAAGGCATGCTCACATAACCCCCGATTTTGGTCACTTCTTTCACTTTCACCGTAGCCCAAACTTGCTCCAGGCAGCATATTACCTGGCAGACAACGGAGAGAAGGAGGAGTAATGCGTATACTCAACGCACAACAGATGGCCCAGATGGACCGATATACCATCCATGAGTTGGGAGTGCCGGGTCTTTTGCTTATGGAAAATGCCGGTATGGCCGTGGTGCGAGCCATTACAGAGCGGGTTCGTCCTCACCAGGCCCTGGCTATCCTCTGCGGCAAAGGCAACAATGGAGGAGATGGATACGTCATTGCCCGACTGCTTTATCTTCAAGGTTATGCCGTAACCATTTTTCATGCCGGCAGACCCAGTACTGACGACTCAAGATTGAACTATGATATAGCCCAGCGTCTGAGGATACCTGTTATGCCACTGGAGGCATTTGAGCCTCAGTGTTTTTTCGCAGTGGTGGATGCCCTTTTTGGAACAGGGCTGGAGCGCCCCATTGAGGGCGTGTTCGCCAGTGCTGTCGAAGCTGCTAACGGCGTTGCTCTGCGGTTTGCTGTGGATATTCCCTCGGGGGTATGTGGCACGACGGGCCGCTTACTGGGAACTGCTTTCAACGCGCACTTTACCGTCACCATGGAGTACCCCAAGCGCGGTCATTACCTTTACCCCGGCGCCAACTTGCGGGGTGAGCTGCTGGTTGCACCCATTGGCATCAGCTCGCACGCACTTCCCCCGGAGGCCCCGCATCTGGTGGACCAGCTACGTGGTGCCTTACCCAGGCGCAACGGCGATTCCCACAAGGGAACCTTCGGGCACCTCCTCTGTGTAGGAGGCACTGTTGGCAAAGCCGGAGCTATCCGTCTTGGTGCCAAGGCGGCCATGGAGACCGGTTGTGGCCTGGTGAGCGTTGCCAGTAACCACCAGGTAGTGCAATCACTGCAGTTTGCTGAGCCGGAAATAATGAGCGTTATTGTCCCTTGCTACGACAGCCTGCTGCCGGAAGGAGACTCTGCCAGCCATGTCCTGGAGCACCCTTACGACGCCATGGTTATAGGGCCGGGAGGCGGTCGTCACTCTCGTCTGGTTCAGTTTTACTGGGAGGTGATTCAGGGGGCATCCTGTCCTGTGGTGATCGACGCCGATGCTCTTTATTGCGAAGATGAAGATCGCAACGATATACTGGAGGCCATTATCAGGCGCTCTAACGGCACTGTTCTGACACCCCACCCCAAAGAGTTTGAACGACTTACCGGTACTCCACTACCGGAACTGGAAAGCTGCAAGCTGGATATTGCCAGAGAGTGGGCACTGAAGCTGGGCTGCACATTGGTTCTTAAGGGAGCTCGCACCACCGTTGCGTGGAGTAACGGCGACGTATATTTGCTGGATTGCCCAAATGCCGCTTTAGCCAAGGGTGGCAGCGGTGATGTGTTGGCTGGAATCATCGGTTCCCTGCTGGCTCAGGGCATGGACGCTGACCGCGCTGCCTTGGAGGGTTGCAAACTTCACGCTCTGGCAGGTCAGATCATGTCTCAGCGCCATGGCAGTTACTCGGGAGGGCCATTGAAGCACATACAATCCATAGCCACCGCCATTGCCCAGTTTGAAGAGGAGGTCCAGGTATGAGAACGGTTGTCAAAACATCCCAGGCCCCTGCGGCTATTGGTCCATATGAACAGGCTATTACTTTCCAGGGTGTGCTTTATACCTCTGGCCAGATTCCCCTTGATGTCAACGGTGATTTGGTGGAGGGAGGCATAGAGGAGCAGACGCGACAGTGCCTGGAGAACCTCGTTGCTGTTTGTCGCGCTGCCGGTACCTCTTTGCGCCAGGCACTGAAAGTCACCATCTATCTGACGGACATGGAGCACTTTCAATCATGCAATCAGATTTATCAGCAGTACTTTGAGCACAGCCGGCCGGCACGATCCTGTGTGGCCGTAAAAGCACTTCCCAAAGGTGCTCTTGTGGAAATAGAAGGGATCT
Encoded here:
- the secA gene encoding preprotein translocase subunit SecA produces the protein MLKYIAKKIVGTKNEREVKKLRPTVEKINNLESAITALSDAELAAKTTEFRQRLEQGESLDSLLPEAFAVVRATSQRTLEMRHFDVQLMGGMVLHNGNISEMKTGEGKTLMSTLPIYLNALTGKGVHVITVNDYLARRDAEWMGAIYRFLGLSVGVIVPGMSEEERKAAYAADITYATNNEVGFDYLRDNMKFRIEDMVQREFNFAIVDEVDSILIDEARTPLIISGPTEASTDNYYMADKVVRQLREEEHFTRDEKSRVSVLTEVGVKRAEELLGIENLYDVSQMALLHHVNQALKAHNNYQRDVDYMVDSDGKVVIVDEFTGRVLEGRRYGDGLHQAIEAKEQVPIERENQTLATITYQNYFRLYRKLGGMTGTADTEAAEFKKIYDLDVVVIPTNVPMQRIDNSDRVYRTKEEKFSAVIENIRECYESGQPCLVGTISVDASEFLSNRLNKHKIKHSVLNAKNHAHEATIIANAGEKSAVTIATNMAGRGTDIKLGEGVAELGGLHIIGTERHESRRIDNQLRGRSGRQGDPGSSQFFLSLEDDLMRIFGGDRIKSLMDRFGMEEGEPIEHNLVSRAIENAQKKVENHHFEIRKHLLDYDDVMNQQRQIIYTYRRDILDGQGVDSMIEERIDQTMAEIFTQYIPDGGFFADINQQGITDSFRYYFAFEPDFSVFKDESKSMEVREALREQALDILRRKEELIGKERFFALKRYLLINIIDMAWKDNLLSMDRLKEGIGLRSYGQKNPLMEYKREAFELFDNMMSRIKDETVSIIFKVEIAEEQEPPKLENTRNGAASPRNRAERRRREKKVKKSTPSANAPCPCGSGVKYKLCCGAN
- a CDS encoding DUF2628 domain-containing protein, which translates into the protein MESNSTRQAHFESREELRELLSAHLGKPEKAPLFVDALEKMFINNHLTFKPTWSWWAFLFSWAYLLYRRLYLYAGLFFLANLITGLVGLNIAVMIAAGISAKYLYLKKFLEDLQKAGHGRLSGYAVRKNLEQLGGYHPWVIWVMAALAVVSLLGIAIL
- the gmhB gene encoding D-glycero-beta-D-manno-heptose 1,7-bisphosphate 7-phosphatase, encoding MKRRYAFFLDRDGTINQEVEYLHRWEDFRYENGAIEALRILQSQGGQLVVVTNQSGVARGYYDAEAVQNLHRHMQADMRQQGVFIAGIYDCPHHPDFSGPCSCRKPKPGMLQQAASDLDIDLAHSWIIGDKIDDIEAGYRAGCHGGILVSTGHGKRHAHITPDFGHFFHFHRSPNLLQAAYYLADNGEKEE
- a CDS encoding NAD(P)H-hydrate dehydratase, yielding MRILNAQQMAQMDRYTIHELGVPGLLLMENAGMAVVRAITERVRPHQALAILCGKGNNGGDGYVIARLLYLQGYAVTIFHAGRPSTDDSRLNYDIAQRLRIPVMPLEAFEPQCFFAVVDALFGTGLERPIEGVFASAVEAANGVALRFAVDIPSGVCGTTGRLLGTAFNAHFTVTMEYPKRGHYLYPGANLRGELLVAPIGISSHALPPEAPHLVDQLRGALPRRNGDSHKGTFGHLLCVGGTVGKAGAIRLGAKAAMETGCGLVSVASNHQVVQSLQFAEPEIMSVIVPCYDSLLPEGDSASHVLEHPYDAMVIGPGGGRHSRLVQFYWEVIQGASCPVVIDADALYCEDEDRNDILEAIIRRSNGTVLTPHPKEFERLTGTPLPELESCKLDIAREWALKLGCTLVLKGARTTVAWSNGDVYLLDCPNAALAKGGSGDVLAGIIGSLLAQGMDADRAALEGCKLHALAGQIMSQRHGSYSGGPLKHIQSIATAIAQFEEEVQV
- a CDS encoding RidA family protein — its product is MRTVVKTSQAPAAIGPYEQAITFQGVLYTSGQIPLDVNGDLVEGGIEEQTRQCLENLVAVCRAAGTSLRQALKVTIYLTDMEHFQSCNQIYQQYFEHSRPARSCVAVKALPKGALVEIEGIFALEGEQ